CAACTAGAATATGAAACTTCACCAGGTTTTATTAATAAGGCTGGGAAAATTTTGAAAAAACTCGGAACAGGTCAGTAACCATATTTCGATTTCCATAAAAAGTGCAACCGGTTACGTAATTCTGCTTCTTTTGCGTTGTTTGAAGGAATATAAAATGCTGTTCCTGTTAGCTTGTCGGGAAGAAATTCCATGTTTACAAAATTGTTTTTGTAATGGTGGGCATATTTATAATCATTTCCATACCCGATATCTTTCATCAAACGGGTTGGAGCATTTCTTAGGTGAAGCGGTACGGGAAGATCACCAGTTTCTTTTATTTTCCCCAAAGCGGTTTCAATTGCCATGTAAGTGGAGTTGCTTTTAGGAGAGATGGCAAGATAAACAGCACATTCCGATAATAGTATCCTGCTTTCGGGCATACCGATTTTATCTACTGCTTCAAAACAGGCATTTGCGAGTAGCAAAGCATTGGGGTTGGCAATGC
This Lentimicrobiaceae bacterium DNA region includes the following protein-coding sequences:
- a CDS encoding replication-associated recombination protein A, translating into DPNAAVYWLARMITAGEDPLFIARRMVILASEDIGIANPNALLLANACFEAVDKIGMPESRILLSECAVYLAISPKSNSTYMAIETALGKIKETGDLPVPLHLRNAPTRLMKDIGYGNDYKYAHHYKNNFVNMEFLPDKLTGTAFYIPSNNAKEAELRNRLHFLWKSKYGY